One segment of Onychomys torridus chromosome 3, mOncTor1.1, whole genome shotgun sequence DNA contains the following:
- the Sec13 gene encoding protein SEC13 homolog, translated as MVSVINTVDTSHEDMIHDAQMDYYGTRLATCSSDRSVKIFDVRNGGQILIADLRGHEGPVWQVAWAHPMYGNILASCSYDRKVIIWKEENGTWEKTHEHSGHDSSVNSVCWAPHDYGLILACGSSDGAISLLTYTGEGQWEVKKINNAHTIGCNAVSWAPAVVPGSLIDQPSGQKPNYIKKFASGGCDNLIKLWREEEDGQWKEEQKLEAHSDWVRDVAWAPSIGLPTSTIASCSQDGRVFIWTCDDASGNMWSPKLLHKFNDVVWHVSWSITANILAVSGGDNKVTLWKESVDGQWVCISDVNKGQGSVSTSITEGQQNEQ; from the exons ATG GTGTCAGTAATCAACACCGTGGACACCTCTCATGAGGACATGATT CATGATGCCCAGATGGACTATTATGGCACCCGCCTAGCAACCTGCTCCTCGGACAGGTCCGTCAAAATCTTTGATGTGCGAAATGGAGGGCAGATCCTCATTGCAGACCTCAGAGG ACATGAGGGACCAGTATGGCAAGTAGCCTGGGCCCACCCCATGTATGGCAATATCCTGGCTTCCTGTTCCTATGACCGGAAAGTCATTATCTGGAAGGAGGAAAATGGTACTTGGGAGAAGACTCATGAGCACTCAGGACATGACTCCTCAG TGAACTCTGTATGCTGGGCCCCTCACGACTATGGCCTGATTTTGGCCTGTGGGAGCTCGGATGGGGCCATCTCCCTACTGACCTATACTGGGGAAGGCCAGTGGGAAGTGAAGAAGATTAACAACGCTCACACG ATTGGCTGTAACGCTGTCAGTTGGGCCCCTGCTGTTGTGCCTGGAAGCCTCATAGACCAGCCATCAGGACAGAAGCCCAATTACATCAAGAAGTTTGCATCAGGTGGCTGTGACAACCTCATCAAGCTGTGGAG GGAGGAGGAAGATGGCCAGTGGAAGGAGGAGCAGAAGCTAGAAGCACACAGCGACTGGGTTCGAGATGTTGCCTGGGCCCCCTCCATTGGCTTGCCCACCAGCACCATTGCCAGCTGCTCTCAG GACGGTCGAGTGTTTATTTGGACCTGTGATGATGCTTCAGGCAATATGTGGTCACCCAAACTCCTGCACAAGTTCAATGACGTTGTGTGGCATGTAAGCTGGTCCATCACAGCAAACATCCTGGCCGTGTCGGGTGGAGACAATAAG GTGACCCTGTGGAAAGAGTCGGTGGATGGACAGTGGGTGTGCATCAGTGATGTCAACAAAGGCCAGGGTTCTGTGTCAACCTCCATCACAGAGGGCCAACAGAATGAGCAGTGA